The proteins below are encoded in one region of Streptomyces ficellus:
- a CDS encoding STAS domain-containing protein: MDTTDPEVFRVAGLIDPADVPRLCEELAALLGERDGPDVVCDVGAVTRPNLATVEALARLRLTAQRRGRRMTVRDAQPALRALLELVGLADLLLVTPPATPPAAPEGRTAGTSAARPGTT, from the coding sequence GTGGACACCACGGATCCGGAAGTCTTCCGCGTCGCCGGCCTGATCGATCCCGCCGACGTCCCCCGCCTCTGTGAGGAACTGGCCGCGCTCCTCGGTGAGCGCGACGGCCCCGACGTCGTCTGCGACGTCGGCGCCGTCACCCGGCCGAACCTCGCCACCGTCGAGGCCCTCGCCCGGCTCCGCCTCACCGCTCAGCGGCGGGGCCGCCGGATGACCGTGCGCGACGCACAGCCCGCCCTGCGGGCCCTGCTGGAGCTGGTCGGGCTGGCCGACCTGCTCCTGGTCACCCCTCCGGCGACGCCTCCAGCCGCTCCGGAAGGTCGAACAGCGGGAACCAGCGCTGCACGTCCAGGAACGACGTGA
- a CDS encoding Uma2 family endonuclease → MSQPQKETAVPDDLGVYQTLGVAHPSRGRLFVPDLVVIPESAVVELEGSEAAPLTAAELVVDITSRSNASHDRLNKAAAYAEAKVPFYLLIDRFAPTGPAVTLYGEPEGDVYRVLVTVKFGEDIRLPAPFGLTVETSAFPFG, encoded by the coding sequence GTGTCACAGCCGCAGAAGGAGACCGCCGTTCCCGACGACTTGGGCGTCTACCAGACGCTGGGCGTCGCCCACCCCTCGCGCGGGCGTCTCTTCGTTCCGGATCTGGTCGTCATCCCGGAGAGTGCCGTGGTCGAGCTGGAGGGGAGCGAGGCCGCTCCCCTCACGGCTGCCGAACTGGTCGTGGACATCACGTCCCGCTCGAATGCCAGCCACGACCGGTTGAACAAGGCCGCCGCGTACGCGGAGGCCAAGGTCCCGTTCTACCTGCTCATCGACCGCTTCGCTCCCACCGGACCGGCCGTCACCCTCTACGGAGAGCCCGAGGGCGACGTCTACCGCGTCCTCGTGACGGTGAAGTTCGGCGAGGACATCCGTCTCCCCGCCCCCTTCGGCCTCACCGTGGAGACCAGCGCCTTCCCCTTCGGCTGA
- a CDS encoding thymidine phosphorylase, with protein MDAISVIRTKRDRGELSPEQIDWVIDAYTRGEVADEQMSSLAMAILLNGMNRTEIARWTAAMIASGERMDFSSLSRPTADKHSTGGVGDKITLPLAPLVAACGAAVPQLSGRGLGHTGGTLDKLESIPGWRALLSNEEMLNVLDTTGAVICAAGDGLAPADKKLYALRDVTGTVEAIPLIASSIMSKKIAEGTGSLVLDVKVGSGAFMKNIDDARELASTMVGLGTDHGVKTVALLTDMATPLGLTAGNALEVRESVEVLAGGGPADVVELTIALAREMLDAAGIKDADPAKALADGSAMDVWRRMISAQGGDPDATLPVAREQHVVTAPSSGVLTRLDAYGVGVAAWRLGAGRARKEDPVQAGAGVELHAKPGDTVTAGQPLLTLHTDTPEKFDYALKSLDGTYDIAAAGTAYEPTPVVLERIA; from the coding sequence ATGGACGCGATTTCCGTCATCCGCACCAAGCGGGACCGGGGCGAGCTGAGCCCCGAGCAGATCGACTGGGTCATCGACGCCTACACGCGCGGCGAGGTCGCCGACGAGCAGATGTCGTCGCTCGCGATGGCGATCCTGCTGAACGGCATGAACCGTACGGAGATCGCCCGCTGGACCGCCGCGATGATCGCGAGCGGCGAGCGCATGGACTTCTCCTCCCTGTCCCGGCCCACCGCCGACAAGCACTCCACCGGCGGCGTCGGAGACAAGATCACGCTGCCGCTCGCCCCGCTGGTCGCCGCGTGCGGCGCCGCCGTGCCGCAGCTCTCCGGCCGGGGCCTCGGCCACACCGGCGGCACGCTCGACAAGCTGGAATCCATCCCCGGCTGGCGCGCCCTGCTCTCCAACGAGGAGATGCTGAACGTCCTCGACACCACCGGCGCGGTCATCTGCGCGGCCGGTGACGGCCTCGCCCCCGCCGACAAGAAGCTGTACGCGCTGCGCGACGTCACCGGCACCGTCGAGGCGATCCCGCTGATCGCGTCCTCGATCATGTCCAAGAAGATCGCCGAGGGCACCGGCTCGCTGGTCCTGGACGTGAAGGTCGGCTCCGGCGCCTTCATGAAGAACATCGACGACGCCCGCGAGCTGGCCTCCACCATGGTGGGCCTGGGCACCGACCACGGCGTGAAGACCGTCGCCCTCCTCACCGACATGGCGACCCCGCTCGGCCTGACCGCGGGCAACGCCCTGGAGGTCCGCGAGTCCGTCGAGGTCCTCGCCGGCGGCGGCCCCGCCGACGTCGTGGAGCTGACCATCGCGCTCGCCCGCGAGATGCTCGACGCGGCCGGCATCAAGGACGCCGACCCGGCGAAGGCCCTCGCCGACGGCTCCGCGATGGACGTCTGGCGCCGCATGATCTCCGCCCAGGGCGGCGACCCGGACGCCACCCTCCCCGTCGCCCGCGAACAGCACGTCGTCACCGCCCCCTCCTCGGGCGTCCTCACCCGCCTCGACGCGTACGGCGTCGGCGTCGCCGCCTGGCGCCTCGGCGCGGGCCGCGCCCGCAAGGAGGACCCGGTCCAGGCGGGCGCCGGCGTCGAGCTGCACGCCAAGCCGGGCGACACCGTCACGGCCGGCCAGCCGCTGCTGACCCTGCACACGGACACCCCGGAGAAGTTCGACTACGCCCTGAAGTCCCTGGACGGCACGTACGACATCGCCGCCGCGGGCACCGCGTACGAGCCGACCCCGGTCGTGCTGGAACGCATCGCCTGA
- a CDS encoding cytidine deaminase, translating to MTPDAWESLRAAAREAMSHAYAPYSGYAVGAAALADDGRTVTGCNVENASYGVGLCAECGLVSQLQATGGGRLTHFVCVDGHGRVLVPCGRCRQLLYEFGGDELLLDTPAGVLTLAEMLPQAFGPQHLR from the coding sequence GTGACCCCCGACGCCTGGGAGTCGCTGCGCGCCGCCGCCCGCGAGGCCATGTCCCACGCGTACGCCCCCTACTCGGGCTACGCGGTGGGCGCGGCCGCCCTCGCCGACGACGGGCGCACGGTGACCGGGTGCAACGTCGAGAACGCCTCGTACGGCGTCGGCCTGTGCGCCGAGTGCGGGCTGGTCTCCCAGCTCCAGGCCACCGGCGGCGGCCGGCTGACGCACTTCGTGTGCGTCGACGGCCACGGCCGGGTGCTGGTGCCGTGCGGCCGCTGCCGCCAGCTGCTGTACGAGTTCGGCGGCGACGAGCTGCTGCTGGACACCCCGGCGGGCGTGCTGACGCTCGCCGAGATGCTGCCGCAGGCGTTCGGACCGCAGCACCTGCGGTGA
- a CDS encoding ABC transporter permease has product MSESTSTVSAAATAPKKGGGRRKLSLPVILLIIAGGLLLFSLVRVISGANDLTSVGQVAGALQLAVPIGLAGLGGLWSERAGVVNIGLEGMMILGTFFGAWAGYQWGPWTGVLLGIVGGALGGLLHAIITVTFNVNHIVSGVAITILATGLTRYLANFTFAEAEGGSSKQSPRIDAIDRITIPGLSDGLADLQAKHWFFVSDLAGVLGGLVTGLSLLTVVALLLIPATWWILWRTAFGLRLRSCGENPIAAESLGVNVYKYKYIAVTVSGALAGLGGAFLAIVSTGIYQEGQTGGRGYIGLAAMIFGNWMPGGMALGAGLFGFTDSLKLRGGAENVHAMLLLLAILLVAMAVWQLYKKKYVNAAIAAVVSAGLFVWYVGTDKLPSQFVDAAPYVTTLLVLALSAQRLRMPKADGMPYKKGQGK; this is encoded by the coding sequence ATGAGCGAGTCCACGAGCACGGTTTCGGCCGCTGCCACCGCGCCGAAGAAGGGCGGCGGACGCCGCAAGCTGTCCCTGCCGGTCATCCTGCTGATCATCGCGGGCGGTCTGCTGCTGTTCTCGCTGGTCCGGGTGATCAGCGGCGCCAACGACCTCACCTCGGTGGGACAGGTCGCGGGCGCCCTCCAGCTCGCCGTGCCGATCGGTCTGGCCGGTCTGGGCGGTCTGTGGTCCGAGCGGGCCGGCGTGGTCAACATCGGCCTCGAGGGCATGATGATCCTCGGCACCTTCTTCGGCGCCTGGGCCGGCTACCAGTGGGGCCCGTGGACCGGCGTCCTGCTCGGCATCGTCGGCGGCGCGCTCGGCGGCCTGCTGCACGCGATCATCACCGTGACCTTCAACGTCAACCACATCGTCTCCGGTGTGGCGATCACCATCCTGGCCACCGGCCTCACCCGCTACCTGGCCAACTTCACCTTCGCCGAGGCCGAGGGCGGCTCCTCCAAGCAGTCCCCGCGCATCGACGCGATCGACCGGATCACCATCCCCGGTCTGTCGGACGGGCTGGCCGACCTCCAGGCCAAGCACTGGTTCTTCGTCTCGGACCTCGCCGGTGTGCTCGGCGGCCTGGTCACCGGCCTGTCGCTGCTGACCGTCGTCGCCCTGCTGCTGATCCCCGCCACCTGGTGGATCCTGTGGCGCACCGCCTTCGGTCTGCGCCTGCGCTCCTGCGGCGAGAACCCGATCGCCGCCGAGTCCCTGGGCGTCAACGTCTACAAGTACAAGTACATCGCCGTGACCGTCTCCGGCGCCCTCGCGGGCCTGGGCGGCGCGTTCCTCGCGATCGTCTCCACGGGCATCTACCAGGAGGGCCAGACCGGCGGGCGCGGCTACATCGGCCTCGCCGCGATGATCTTCGGCAACTGGATGCCGGGCGGCATGGCGCTGGGCGCCGGACTCTTCGGCTTCACCGACAGCCTCAAGCTGCGCGGCGGCGCCGAGAACGTCCACGCGATGCTCCTGCTGCTGGCGATCCTGCTGGTGGCGATGGCCGTCTGGCAGCTCTACAAGAAGAAGTACGTCAACGCGGCCATCGCCGCCGTCGTCTCGGCGGGCCTCTTCGTCTGGTACGTGGGCACCGACAAGCTGCCCAGCCAGTTCGTGGACGCCGCGCCCTACGTCACCACCCTGCTGGTGCTCGCCCTGTCCGCGCAGCGGCTGCGGATGCCCAAGGCGGACGGCATGCCCTACAAGAAGGGCCAGGGCAAGTGA
- a CDS encoding ABC transporter permease, which yields MRKFDKDRMLLGLAGPALALVVAFLLTSVVLLASDRNPFEPYRIMVENAEFTDVQVLILNQTGTYYLAALAVAIGFRMNLFNIGVDGQYRLAAMLAAVVGASVELPGPLHVLLIVLVAMFVGAFWAGIAGILKTTRGVSEVVSTIMLNAIATSLIAWLILPANLGVQAEGSNDLTTGEIAESGWMSGLDVEGGTIYGFTFVAFALGIVYWFVLNRTRFGFDLRATGASDSAAQASGVDAKRMVLTAMLISGAVAGLTGLPLLLGQTHTYSFSFPAGIGFTGITIALLGRNSPIGIFFAALLVAFLDKASASLDQYGYEKEIATIMQGLIVISVVVSYELVRQYGLRRQQQKVGEELAAQAKKKEAVSS from the coding sequence ATGAGGAAATTCGACAAGGACCGGATGCTCCTGGGCCTGGCCGGCCCGGCGCTCGCCCTGGTCGTGGCCTTCCTGCTCACCTCCGTGGTGCTGCTGGCGTCGGACCGCAACCCGTTCGAGCCGTACCGGATCATGGTGGAGAACGCCGAGTTCACCGATGTCCAGGTGCTCATCCTCAACCAGACCGGTACGTACTACCTCGCCGCGCTGGCGGTCGCCATCGGCTTCCGGATGAACCTGTTCAACATCGGCGTGGACGGTCAGTACCGCCTCGCGGCGATGCTCGCCGCGGTCGTCGGCGCCTCCGTCGAGCTGCCCGGCCCGCTTCACGTCCTGCTGATCGTCCTGGTCGCCATGTTCGTCGGCGCGTTCTGGGCCGGTATCGCGGGCATCCTCAAGACCACCCGCGGCGTCAGCGAGGTCGTCTCGACGATCATGCTCAACGCCATCGCCACCAGCCTCATCGCCTGGCTGATCCTGCCCGCCAACCTCGGTGTGCAGGCGGAGGGCTCCAACGACCTCACCACCGGTGAGATCGCCGAGTCCGGCTGGATGTCCGGTCTGGACGTCGAGGGCGGCACCATCTACGGCTTCACCTTCGTGGCCTTCGCGCTCGGCATCGTCTACTGGTTCGTCCTCAACCGCACCCGCTTCGGCTTCGACCTGCGCGCCACCGGCGCCAGCGACTCGGCCGCCCAGGCGAGCGGTGTCGACGCCAAGCGGATGGTGCTCACCGCCATGCTGATCTCCGGCGCCGTCGCCGGTCTGACCGGCCTGCCGCTGCTGCTCGGCCAGACCCACACCTACAGCTTCAGCTTCCCGGCGGGCATCGGCTTCACCGGCATCACCATCGCCCTGCTCGGCCGCAACAGCCCCATCGGCATCTTCTTCGCCGCCCTGCTCGTCGCGTTCCTCGACAAGGCCTCGGCCTCGCTGGACCAGTACGGCTACGAGAAGGAGATCGCCACGATCATGCAGGGCCTGATCGTGATCTCGGTGGTCGTGTCCTACGAGCTCGTCCGCCAGTACGGGCTCCGCCGGCAGCAGCAGAAGGTGGGCGAGGAGCTCGCCGCCCAGGCCAAGAAGAAGGAGGCCGTGTCCTCATGA